Sequence from the Planctomycetia bacterium genome:
GTCGTGCGACGTCCCGGTAGGTCAGTCCGCGCCACGAGCCAACCGAGCGCCACGCCGACCGGCAACGCCACGAGCGCCACGCCGCCGGAAAGCTGCAGCGTGTTCCGGAGCAAAGCAGCGATCCGCGCATCGGCGGCCCCCAGCCAGGCCAGCGCCGCGGCGGCTGCCAAGAGCATTCCTCCGCAGAATAGCGACCCGCGCATGGTCGACCTGTTGGCTGAGTCTTCGCCGGTTTAACGGAACCAATCCCTCCGGCTATCATACCTTCGTTCCGCCCGTGAACTCATGGCATAGAATCTGGCGTGTACTTACTCGATCACACCATGCCGACGGTCGCCGAAGACCTGGCGCTCGACGAGGCGCTGCTCGAAGCGGCCGAAGCCAATCCGACGCCTATCGAGTGCCTGCGCTGGTGGGAGCCGACGTCGTTGGCCGTGGTCGTAGGGCGTTCGTCCCGGTTGTCGGCCGAGGTGAGCCTCGCTAACTGCCAGGCGGACGGCGTGCCTGTCGTGCGTCGCACCAGCGGCGGAGCGGCGATCGTCGCCGGGCCTGGCTGCCTGATGTACAGCCTGGTCTTGAGCATCGAATCGCGTCCGGAACTGCGCGACGTTTCGTTTGCCCATCGCTTCGTCCTGGACCACATGATCGCTTCGATCGCCCGGTTGGTTCCAGGCGTGAAGTGCCGCGGAACGAGCGACCTGGTGATTGGCGACAAGAAAATCTCCGGCAACAGCCTGCGTCAGCGCCGCCGGAATCTGCTTTATCACGGGACGCTGCTCTACGACTTCCCGCTTGAAA
This genomic interval carries:
- a CDS encoding lipoate--protein ligase family protein → MPTVAEDLALDEALLEAAEANPTPIECLRWWEPTSLAVVVGRSSRLSAEVSLANCQADGVPVVRRTSGGAAIVAGPGCLMYSLVLSIESRPELRDVSFAHRFVLDHMIASIARLVPGVKCRGTSDLVIGDKKISGNSLRQRRRNLLYHGTLLYDFPLETISRYLIMPPRMPDYRAARSHGEFVANLPLKGAALRAALAVTWAADVTYPDPPLAVAKQLAQEKYATAAWNEQLK